Proteins co-encoded in one Arachis stenosperma cultivar V10309 chromosome 7, arast.V10309.gnm1.PFL2, whole genome shotgun sequence genomic window:
- the LOC130941049 gene encoding vacuolar protein sorting-associated protein 29 — MVLVLALGDLHIPHRAPDLPAKFKSMLVPGKIQHIICTGNLCIKEVHDYLKTLCPDLHITRGEYDEDTRYPETKTLTIGQFKLGLCHGHQVIPWGDLDSLAMLQRQLDVDILVTGHTHQFTAYKHEGGVVINPGSATGAYSSITYDVNPSFVLMDIDGLRVVVYVYELIDGEVKVDKIDFKKTASTHTAH; from the exons ATGGTGCTGGTGTTGGCTCTTGGGGATTTACACATACCACATAGGGCTCCTGATCTCCCTGCTAAGTTCAAAtccatgcttgttcctggcaaGATCCAACACATCATTTGTACAGGAAACCTTTGTATTAAg GAAGTTCATGACTACTTGAAGACTCTTTGTCCAGACTTGCATATAACACGTGGCGAGTATGACGAAGATACAAGATATCCAGAGACCAAAACACTAACCATTGGTCAGTTTAAGCTGGGACTTTGCCATGGTCATCAG GTTATTCCCTGGGGAGACCTAGACTCACTTGCAATGCTACAAAGGCAGCTAGATGTAGACATCCTTGTCACAGGTCATACACATCAGTTTACCGCATACAAACACGAAGGTGGTGTGGTTATAAATCCTGGTTCTGCAACAGGTGCTTATAGCAGCATCACTTATGATGTGAATCCGAGTTTCGTCCTCATGGACATTGATGGCCTGCGTGTTGTGGTATACGTATATGAACTTATCGATGGAGAGGTTAAGGTTGACAAGATTGATTTTAAGAAAACAGCCTCAACCCACACTGCTCATTAG
- the LOC130941629 gene encoding uncharacterized protein LOC130941629, protein MDPKLWHKVAGISGVAALGLGTYGAHFFKPQNPSYKDVWQTASLYHLVHTAALLGAPLTKNPSIFGGLLTTGILAFSGTCYTVAYLEDRKYSRLAPFGGFAFIAAWGSLLF, encoded by the exons ATGGATCCCAAACTTTGGCACAAGGTAGCTGGGATTTCAG GTGTAGCTGCACTTGGATTGGGCACTTATGGTGCTCATTTCTTCAAGCCCCAAAACCCTTCTTACAAAGAT GTTTGGCAAACAGCATCGCTTTACCATTTGGTTCACACTGCTGCCTTACTCGGTGCCCCATTGACGAAAAATCCCTCTATT TTTGGAGGCCTTCTAACTACTGGCATTTTGGCCTTCTCCGGAAC GTGCTATACTGTGGCATATCTTGAAGACAGAAAATATTCTAGATTGGCTCCATTTGGCGGCTTTGCATTCATAGCAGCTTGGGGTAGCTTGCTTTTCTGA